A part of Curtobacterium sp. MCLR17_036 genomic DNA contains:
- a CDS encoding Rho termination factor N-terminal domain-containing protein, with protein sequence MYDALREQGASKEKAARISNAAAARGTKAVGRKGGESGSYDDWTVADLRKRAKELGLTGYSSKRKAELVEELRNH encoded by the coding sequence ATGTACGATGCGCTGCGCGAGCAGGGTGCCTCGAAGGAGAAGGCCGCGCGGATCAGCAACGCGGCTGCCGCCCGGGGGACGAAGGCCGTCGGGCGCAAGGGCGGGGAGTCCGGCTCGTACGACGACTGGACCGTCGCGGACCTGCGGAAGCGGGCGAAGGAACTCGGGCTGACCGGCTACTCGTCGAAGCGGAAGGCCGAGCTCGTCGAGGAACTCCGCAACCACTGA
- a CDS encoding zinc-dependent alcohol dehydrogenase — protein MRAVVWHGIGDIRLEDVPQPTIQDPEDAIVRITRSAICGTDLHFVRGTMAPMEPGTILGHEAVGVVTEVGDAVRGFSPGDRVVINSTVSCGACRYCRMGKTAQCDRSNSNGPQAGTAFFGGPASTGPINGLQAEYVRVPWARNTMHPLPENVSDEQAILLSDIFPTGWFGAELAGVTRGDVVVVFGAGIVGQFAAASAYKQGAARVIVVDGEETRLAAALSQHCEVVDYNREDPVEAIMALTDGVGADCVIDAVGVDAERPKRGPAAVDQEQADAFDAEVAAVAPDAAPQGHGDAQQWKPGDGPSQVSRWAVAAVAKYGRIGIIGVYGPTAEQYPIGEAMLKNLTIRMGNCDHHSVTPPLIDMVAAGQFDPTALITEHEPIASAIDAYEAFDRREPGWIKVELEAN, from the coding sequence ATGCGCGCAGTCGTGTGGCACGGCATCGGCGACATCCGACTCGAGGACGTCCCCCAGCCGACCATCCAGGACCCGGAGGACGCGATCGTCCGGATCACCCGCAGCGCGATCTGCGGCACCGACCTGCACTTCGTCCGCGGCACCATGGCACCGATGGAGCCGGGCACGATCCTCGGCCACGAAGCCGTCGGGGTCGTCACCGAGGTCGGCGACGCCGTGCGCGGCTTCAGCCCCGGCGACCGCGTCGTCATCAACTCGACCGTGTCGTGCGGCGCGTGCCGCTACTGCCGGATGGGCAAGACCGCGCAGTGCGACCGCTCGAACAGCAACGGCCCGCAGGCCGGCACCGCGTTCTTCGGCGGCCCCGCCTCGACCGGTCCGATCAACGGCCTGCAGGCCGAGTACGTCCGCGTGCCGTGGGCCCGGAACACGATGCACCCGCTGCCCGAGAACGTCTCCGACGAGCAGGCGATCCTGCTCTCCGACATCTTCCCGACCGGCTGGTTCGGCGCCGAGCTCGCCGGCGTCACCCGCGGCGACGTCGTCGTCGTGTTCGGTGCGGGCATCGTCGGGCAGTTCGCCGCCGCCTCCGCGTACAAGCAGGGTGCGGCGCGCGTCATCGTCGTCGACGGCGAGGAGACCCGTCTGGCGGCCGCGCTGTCCCAGCACTGCGAGGTCGTCGACTACAACCGCGAGGACCCGGTCGAGGCGATCATGGCGCTCACCGACGGTGTCGGCGCGGACTGCGTCATCGACGCCGTCGGGGTCGACGCCGAACGCCCGAAGCGGGGCCCCGCCGCCGTGGACCAGGAGCAGGCCGACGCGTTCGACGCCGAGGTCGCCGCCGTGGCTCCCGACGCCGCCCCGCAGGGCCACGGCGACGCGCAGCAGTGGAAGCCCGGCGACGGCCCGTCGCAGGTGTCCCGCTGGGCGGTCGCCGCCGTCGCCAAGTACGGCCGCATCGGCATCATCGGTGTCTACGGCCCCACCGCCGAGCAGTACCCGATCGGCGAGGCGATGCTCAAGAACCTGACCATCCGCATGGGCAACTGCGACCACCACTCGGTGACGCCGCCGCTCATCGACATGGTCGCCGCCGGGCAGTTCGACCCGACGGCACTCATCACCGAACACGAGCCGATCGCGTCCGCGATCGACGCCTACGAAGCATTCGACCGGCGCGAGCCGGGCTGGATCAAGGTCGAACTGGAGGCCAACTGA
- a CDS encoding AraC family transcriptional regulator: MMHRSQREITTAEPSAAAEALSRTYTTHDLVVVAGSGPFVFTERVRGTALLSLGSTGCSGVLSGSVEAGTTMMIVWLKSGSAVVDDEPVPIGRPVLYRQEPQRFRWEDFQHDVLRIDRTVVEQVAAERGDWRPGPLRFRPHHVPEGPALAAWWLTVRSVAEHVLRGPSEVSAAREHELARFAAAGLLTAIPHWPVGRHEPALASTARFARAETFLLDHATESITVEEVAAAAGLSVRGLQAAFQRHHGITPTMYLRRIRLLLAREQLQAGGDRSVAEIARATGFAHLGRFAGSYREEFGELPRQTAQAARD; this comes from the coding sequence ATGATGCACCGCTCCCAGCGGGAGATCACGACCGCCGAACCCTCGGCCGCCGCCGAGGCATTGTCGCGCACGTACACGACGCACGACCTCGTCGTCGTGGCGGGTTCCGGGCCGTTCGTCTTCACGGAACGGGTCCGCGGCACGGCGCTGCTGTCCCTCGGGTCGACCGGGTGCTCCGGCGTCCTGAGCGGGTCCGTCGAGGCCGGGACGACGATGATGATCGTCTGGCTGAAGTCCGGCTCCGCGGTCGTCGACGACGAGCCGGTGCCGATCGGGCGGCCCGTCCTGTACCGACAGGAGCCGCAGCGCTTCCGGTGGGAGGACTTCCAGCACGACGTCCTGCGCATCGACCGGACGGTCGTCGAGCAGGTCGCCGCCGAGCGCGGGGACTGGCGGCCCGGGCCGCTGCGGTTCCGACCGCACCACGTGCCCGAGGGGCCGGCGCTGGCGGCGTGGTGGCTGACGGTCCGCTCCGTCGCCGAGCACGTGCTGCGCGGGCCGAGCGAGGTGTCGGCGGCCCGCGAGCACGAGCTGGCCCGGTTCGCCGCGGCCGGGCTGCTCACGGCGATCCCGCACTGGCCGGTGGGGCGGCATGAGCCCGCCCTCGCCTCGACGGCGCGGTTCGCCCGAGCCGAGACCTTCCTGCTCGACCACGCCACCGAGTCGATCACCGTCGAGGAGGTCGCCGCGGCGGCGGGTCTGAGCGTCCGCGGCCTGCAGGCCGCGTTCCAGCGGCACCACGGGATCACGCCGACGATGTACCTGCGGCGGATCCGGCTCCTGCTCGCCCGTGAGCAGTTGCAGGCCGGCGGCGACCGCAGCGTCGCGGAGATCGCCCGGGCGACCGGCTTCGCGCACCTCGGCCGCTTCGCCGGCAGCTACCGTGAGGAGTTCGGCGAGCTCCCGCGCCAGACCGCGCAGGCCGCCCGCGACTGA
- a CDS encoding DUF3140 domain-containing protein, with protein MSDDERQTREDFDAAVNMTATELRHWLDTDESKQVGQKPSGGGESTGHESGRHIVRILGKKQAELTDADRAHMRKVVGYVARHAAQRPDGDVHDSHWRWSLMNWGHDPEKD; from the coding sequence ATGAGCGATGACGAACGGCAGACGCGCGAGGACTTCGACGCCGCCGTGAACATGACGGCAACCGAGCTCCGCCACTGGCTCGACACCGACGAGTCGAAGCAGGTCGGACAGAAGCCGTCCGGCGGCGGGGAGTCGACCGGGCACGAGAGCGGGCGCCACATCGTGCGCATCCTCGGCAAGAAGCAGGCCGAGCTCACCGACGCCGACCGCGCGCACATGCGCAAGGTCGTCGGGTACGTCGCCCGGCACGCGGCGCAGCGTCCCGACGGCGACGTGCACGACTCGCACTGGCGCTGGTCGCTCATGAACTGGGGACACGACCCCGAGAAGGACTGA
- a CDS encoding SDR family NAD(P)-dependent oxidoreductase yields the protein MAHRYRGKIVVVTGASSGIGRAAAHEFARQGATLVLAARGHDSLEAAAAECRKLGAEAVAIRTDVADEHQVKDLISTTTTRFGRIDVFVGNAALFVYGLFEQTPTEAFKRVVDTNLYGHLNAITHLLPHWKQRGKGTYVLVGSIQSLLSAPYQSAYVTSKHAALGLVDVLGDEFAHTGIHFTTLLPSTIDTPIYQNGANYTGKNSHPLPPTVSVERAGRAVVRAATHPKRYRYVGRIQASLVPLQYVFPGLFHKITKPMVETFALRGRQEPTDGNLYAPADAGNATDGGWVAKRRRVTRPLVWLGAAAAVGAVVLGRSRR from the coding sequence ATGGCTCATCGGTACCGCGGGAAGATCGTCGTCGTCACAGGAGCATCGAGCGGCATCGGCAGGGCAGCCGCGCACGAGTTCGCCCGGCAGGGCGCCACCCTCGTGCTCGCCGCCCGCGGGCACGACTCGCTCGAGGCCGCAGCGGCCGAGTGCCGCAAGCTCGGCGCCGAGGCGGTGGCGATCCGCACGGACGTCGCCGACGAACACCAGGTCAAGGACCTCATCAGCACGACCACGACGCGCTTCGGCCGCATCGACGTCTTCGTCGGCAACGCCGCCCTGTTCGTGTACGGCCTGTTCGAGCAGACGCCCACCGAGGCGTTCAAGCGGGTCGTCGACACGAACCTCTACGGCCACCTCAACGCCATCACGCACCTGCTGCCGCACTGGAAGCAACGCGGGAAGGGCACGTACGTCCTGGTCGGGTCGATCCAGTCGCTGCTCTCCGCGCCGTACCAGTCGGCCTACGTGACGAGCAAGCACGCCGCCCTCGGTCTCGTCGACGTCCTCGGCGACGAGTTCGCGCACACCGGCATCCACTTCACCACGCTGCTGCCGTCGACGATCGACACCCCGATCTACCAGAACGGCGCGAACTACACCGGCAAGAACTCGCACCCGCTGCCCCCGACGGTCTCGGTCGAGCGTGCCGGTCGCGCCGTGGTCCGCGCCGCGACCCACCCGAAGCGCTACCGCTACGTGGGGCGGATCCAGGCCTCGCTCGTGCCGCTGCAGTACGTGTTCCCGGGCCTGTTCCACAAGATCACGAAGCCGATGGTCGAGACGTTCGCCCTGCGCGGTCGGCAGGAGCCGACGGACGGCAACCTGTACGCACCGGCCGACGCGGGCAACGCCACCGACGGCGGCTGGGTCGCGAAGCGTCGGCGGGTCACCCGTCCGCTCGTGTGGCTCGGTGCGGCCGCCGCGGTCGGCGCCGTCGTGCTCGGCCGCTCGCGCCGGTAG
- a CDS encoding extracellular solute-binding protein: protein MTDAFTRRNFLRGAAATGGAGALALLAAACSTGSGGRSSDPNRVSLWGVTGTFVPFQTKVIEDFTRLHPEIDVQVDVVPSQGTGDATSIITAVRGGTAPDLWLLDRFSAAQYAAIGLIEPIDELIDRYEDQPKDEFLQQWLGFTVGELTYEGATYGLPHDTDARGMFVNRRMLRNAGVDPDEFDWEQNGPSTFERVWEVSEKVTKKSGSDYTHVGLLPWYGEGWPFTWGLGLGASYYDQQASRMTMDSAGVRRVFEFYADWAERYGYRAADTFKATYEPTGHPPGQMAFLADRMAFMVSVPSTIQTFDNYGPDDLDWTMSYLPTESAGDPSYTWSGGYALCLPKGSKKTRAVWEVMKYFTGRQGQKTYMVPATSVPSNVEALRDPTASAKSIRFFVESMGDSTCRPPLPVGGAWWDSLADARSSVLIGSATPQEAVERAQARVDPMMQTYAPFRLPADYDRVQV from the coding sequence ATGACCGACGCGTTCACCCGACGGAACTTCCTGCGCGGAGCGGCCGCCACGGGCGGAGCCGGAGCCCTCGCCCTGCTCGCGGCGGCCTGTTCCACCGGCTCCGGCGGCCGCAGCAGCGACCCGAACCGGGTGTCGCTCTGGGGCGTCACCGGCACGTTCGTGCCGTTCCAGACGAAGGTCATCGAGGACTTCACGCGGCTGCACCCGGAGATCGACGTCCAGGTGGACGTCGTGCCGTCGCAGGGCACCGGCGACGCGACGAGCATCATCACGGCGGTCCGCGGCGGCACCGCCCCGGACCTCTGGCTGCTCGACCGGTTCAGCGCCGCGCAGTACGCCGCGATCGGCCTCATCGAACCGATCGACGAGCTCATCGACCGCTACGAGGACCAGCCGAAGGACGAGTTCCTGCAGCAGTGGCTCGGGTTCACCGTCGGCGAGCTGACGTACGAGGGCGCGACGTACGGGCTGCCGCACGACACCGACGCCCGCGGCATGTTCGTGAACCGCCGGATGCTGCGGAACGCGGGCGTCGACCCGGACGAGTTCGACTGGGAGCAGAACGGCCCGTCGACCTTCGAGCGCGTGTGGGAGGTCAGCGAGAAGGTCACGAAGAAGTCCGGCAGCGACTACACGCACGTCGGTCTGCTGCCCTGGTACGGCGAGGGGTGGCCGTTCACGTGGGGTCTCGGCCTCGGGGCGTCCTACTACGACCAGCAGGCGTCACGGATGACGATGGACTCCGCCGGGGTCCGCCGCGTCTTCGAGTTCTACGCGGACTGGGCGGAGCGCTACGGCTACCGCGCAGCCGACACGTTCAAGGCCACCTACGAGCCCACCGGTCACCCGCCGGGACAGATGGCGTTCCTGGCCGACCGGATGGCCTTCATGGTGAGCGTCCCCTCGACCATCCAGACCTTCGACAACTACGGGCCCGACGACCTCGACTGGACGATGTCGTACCTGCCGACCGAGTCCGCCGGCGACCCGTCGTACACCTGGTCGGGCGGCTACGCGCTGTGCCTGCCGAAGGGGTCGAAGAAGACCCGTGCCGTGTGGGAGGTCATGAAGTACTTCACCGGGCGGCAGGGGCAGAAGACGTACATGGTGCCCGCCACGAGCGTGCCGTCGAACGTCGAGGCGCTCCGCGACCCGACCGCCTCGGCGAAGTCCATCCGGTTCTTCGTCGAGAGCATGGGCGACTCCACCTGCCGACCGCCGCTGCCGGTCGGCGGCGCCTGGTGGGACTCGCTCGCCGACGCCCGGTCGAGCGTCCTGATCGGCTCCGCGACCCCGCAGGAGGCCGTCGAGCGGGCACAGGCCCGGGTCGACCCGATGATGCAGACCTACGCACCGTTCCGCCTGCCGGCGGACTACGACCGCGTCCAGGTCTGA
- a CDS encoding cobalamin-independent methionine synthase II family protein, whose product MSFENTDHVQATTAGSLPRTPDLIAANAARPVAEDGFTLETTDEVRALTSAAVDDVVARQTALGITQPGDGEFGKAMSNSVDYGAWWGYSFQRVSGLSLTDENVFTQEPVRSEPGRIRLTSFPDRRDWTTFREAYSDPGSGIGTGKNATAFPTTTGPIAYTGHEAARTDAANLRHAVEAAGAANGFITALSPGSAARVANEYYATDEEHIWAWAEALREEYRIVLDAGLVLQIDDPSIAENWDQINPEPSVEDYRAFTRIRVEALNHALRGLDTSRVRFHLCWGSWHGPHTTDIELRHIVDLMLDIDAGAYSFEAANARHEHEWTVWQDVALPDGKVIVPGVVGHATNVVEHPDLVAQRIERFASVVGRERVIAGTDCGLGGRIHPQIAAAKLESLGEGARRASAELF is encoded by the coding sequence ATGTCCTTCGAGAACACCGACCACGTCCAGGCCACCACCGCCGGGTCGCTCCCCCGGACGCCCGACCTCATCGCGGCGAACGCCGCGCGGCCCGTCGCCGAGGACGGCTTCACGCTCGAGACCACCGACGAGGTCCGTGCGCTGACGAGCGCGGCCGTCGACGACGTGGTCGCCCGGCAGACCGCCCTCGGCATCACGCAGCCGGGCGACGGCGAGTTCGGCAAGGCGATGTCGAACAGCGTCGACTACGGCGCGTGGTGGGGGTACTCGTTCCAGCGCGTCAGTGGTCTCAGCCTGACCGACGAGAACGTCTTCACGCAGGAGCCGGTCCGCTCCGAGCCCGGACGCATCCGGCTGACGAGCTTCCCGGACCGCCGGGACTGGACGACCTTCCGCGAGGCGTACTCCGACCCGGGGTCGGGCATCGGCACCGGCAAGAACGCGACGGCCTTCCCGACCACGACCGGACCGATCGCCTACACCGGGCACGAGGCCGCGCGCACCGACGCCGCGAACCTCCGGCACGCCGTCGAGGCCGCGGGCGCCGCGAACGGCTTCATCACGGCGCTGTCCCCCGGGTCCGCCGCGCGGGTCGCCAACGAGTACTACGCCACCGACGAGGAGCACATCTGGGCCTGGGCCGAGGCCCTGCGCGAGGAGTACCGGATCGTCCTCGACGCCGGGCTCGTGCTGCAGATCGACGACCCGTCCATCGCCGAGAACTGGGACCAGATCAACCCGGAACCGAGCGTCGAGGACTACCGGGCGTTCACCCGCATCCGGGTCGAGGCGCTCAACCACGCCCTGCGGGGACTCGACACGAGTCGCGTCCGGTTCCACCTGTGCTGGGGCTCGTGGCACGGTCCGCACACCACCGACATCGAGCTCCGCCACATCGTCGACCTCATGCTCGACATCGACGCCGGCGCGTACTCGTTCGAGGCCGCGAACGCCCGCCACGAGCACGAGTGGACGGTCTGGCAGGACGTCGCCCTGCCCGACGGCAAGGTCATCGTGCCGGGTGTCGTCGGCCACGCCACGAACGTCGTCGAGCACCCGGACCTCGTCGCACAGCGCATCGAACGGTTCGCCTCGGTCGTCGGCCGTGAGCGCGTCATCGCCGGCACCGACTGCGGCCTCGGCGGACGCATCCACCCGCAGATCGCCGCGGCGAAGCTCGAGTCCCTCGGCGAGGGCGCACGGCGGGCGAGCGCAGAGCTGTTCTGA
- a CDS encoding isoprenylcysteine carboxylmethyltransferase family protein, producing the protein MSWGRRYFALQAAGGAVWWLAVALVPAVRQLTLGSLDPVTVAVVDVPLFVVASALAAAGLRWAAVVTTGWTVLVLAALACWATATREAGWGVLVMTAAAVGSVLALCLVMLGRVPTEWVTSGPLRFATADPQAPRSRHVRGTVLQIVVFWGLFLGVFPLLVAAAEHRWQLHPPLPPAVRTGATVLGVVVLLGASALGIAAAAVMSTLGDGTPLPSASANRLVVAGPYRSVRNPMALAGITQGVAVGLLFGSWLVVVYAVAGSVVWNCVVRPLEEADLERRFGDDFRRYAAQVRCWVPRPPVPSSVR; encoded by the coding sequence ATGTCCTGGGGTCGGCGGTACTTCGCGCTGCAGGCCGCGGGCGGAGCGGTCTGGTGGCTCGCCGTCGCCCTGGTCCCGGCAGTCCGGCAACTGACGCTCGGGTCGCTCGACCCCGTCACGGTGGCCGTCGTCGACGTCCCGCTCTTCGTGGTCGCCTCGGCGCTGGCTGCGGCGGGGCTGCGGTGGGCCGCCGTGGTGACCACCGGCTGGACCGTGCTGGTGCTCGCTGCCCTGGCCTGCTGGGCGACCGCCACGCGTGAGGCCGGCTGGGGCGTCCTGGTGATGACCGCCGCGGCCGTCGGGTCGGTGCTCGCACTGTGCCTGGTCATGCTCGGCCGTGTGCCGACCGAGTGGGTGACGTCCGGTCCCCTGCGGTTCGCGACCGCCGACCCGCAGGCCCCGCGATCCCGCCACGTGCGCGGGACCGTGCTGCAGATCGTCGTGTTCTGGGGCCTGTTCCTCGGCGTGTTCCCGCTCCTCGTCGCGGCCGCGGAGCACCGCTGGCAGCTCCACCCACCGCTCCCCCCGGCCGTCCGGACCGGAGCCACGGTGCTCGGTGTCGTCGTGCTCCTCGGTGCGAGCGCCCTCGGCATCGCCGCGGCCGCCGTGATGTCGACGCTCGGCGACGGCACGCCCCTGCCGTCCGCGTCGGCGAACCGCCTGGTCGTCGCCGGCCCGTACCGGTCCGTCCGCAACCCCATGGCGCTCGCCGGCATCACGCAGGGCGTCGCGGTCGGCCTGCTGTTCGGTTCGTGGCTCGTCGTCGTCTACGCCGTCGCCGGTTCCGTCGTGTGGAACTGCGTGGTGCGCCCGCTCGAGGAGGCGGACCTCGAGCGTCGCTTCGGCGACGACTTCCGGCGCTACGCTGCGCAGGTGCGCTGCTGGGTCCCCCGACCACCGGTCCCGTCGTCCGTGCGGTGA
- a CDS encoding alpha/beta hydrolase: MTEITAHHGLFKDTNLHVDDTGGSGRTVVLIHGWPLSGESWSKQVPAFVDAGYRVVTYDRRGFGRSDKPKTGYDYDHLTEDLHTLLTELDLQDVTLVGFSMGGGEVARYFSKYGTERVHSVVFASAVPPYLLQTSDNPDGPLPKSQAEEMTAGLTKDADAFYDQFTTDFFSVDGTLVVSEQDRQEALALAKQASKTAALEAMASFANTDFREDLPKVTVPTLVIHGDGDATVPFEGSGARTHAAIAGSELHVVAGGPHGVNVSHPDEWNRVVLEFLQK, encoded by the coding sequence TTGACCGAGATCACCGCCCACCACGGGCTCTTCAAGGACACCAACCTGCACGTCGACGACACCGGCGGCTCCGGCCGCACCGTCGTCCTGATCCACGGCTGGCCGCTGTCCGGCGAGTCCTGGAGCAAGCAGGTCCCCGCCTTCGTCGACGCCGGCTACCGGGTCGTCACGTACGACCGCCGCGGCTTCGGGCGCAGCGACAAGCCGAAGACCGGCTACGACTACGACCACCTGACCGAGGACCTGCACACCCTGCTCACCGAGCTCGACCTGCAGGACGTCACCCTGGTCGGCTTCTCGATGGGCGGCGGCGAGGTCGCACGCTACTTCAGCAAGTACGGCACCGAGCGGGTGCACAGCGTCGTCTTCGCCTCGGCGGTCCCGCCGTACCTGCTCCAGACGTCGGACAACCCCGACGGCCCCCTGCCGAAGTCGCAGGCCGAGGAGATGACGGCCGGCCTGACGAAGGACGCGGACGCCTTCTACGACCAGTTCACCACCGACTTCTTCTCGGTCGACGGCACCCTGGTCGTCTCCGAGCAGGACCGTCAGGAGGCCCTGGCTCTCGCGAAGCAGGCGTCGAAGACCGCCGCCCTCGAGGCCATGGCGTCCTTCGCGAACACCGACTTCCGCGAGGACCTGCCGAAGGTCACCGTCCCGACGCTCGTCATCCACGGTGACGGCGACGCCACCGTGCCCTTCGAGGGGTCCGGTGCCCGCACCCACGCCGCGATCGCCGGATCCGAGCTGCACGTCGTCGCGGGCGGCCCGCACGGCGTGAACGTCAGCCACCCGGACGAGTGGAACCGCGTCGTGCTGGAGTTCCTGCAGAAGTAG
- a CDS encoding SDR family oxidoreductase has translation MPEDQYEFGDPRTRYPDVKPEPQTQAEPGLQSEMDPVPDLGETSYRGTGRLAGRKALITGADSGIGGAVAIAFAREGADVALAYLPEEQSDADHVIEQIRAAGRTAVAIPGDLRDKAYAQELVDQAVAGLGGIDALVSVAGKQRWQPDLLDITDEQFEATFDVNLFGLFRLVKAALPHLQPGATITTTASMEAYQPAADRLDYAASKGAINNFSKGLSQLLVERGIRVNIVAPGPTWTVLQPSGGVDPSTLPEFGSSESPMGRAGQPAELAPAYVFLASQESSFVAGETLNVNGGMVTP, from the coding sequence ATGCCCGAGGACCAGTACGAGTTCGGGGACCCGCGCACGCGCTACCCCGACGTCAAGCCGGAGCCGCAGACCCAGGCCGAGCCGGGCCTCCAGTCCGAGATGGACCCGGTGCCCGACCTCGGTGAGACGAGCTACCGCGGCACCGGCCGGCTCGCCGGCCGGAAGGCCCTGATCACCGGCGCCGACTCCGGCATCGGCGGCGCCGTCGCGATCGCCTTCGCCCGCGAGGGCGCCGACGTCGCGCTCGCCTACCTGCCCGAGGAGCAGTCCGACGCCGACCACGTGATCGAGCAGATCCGGGCCGCCGGGCGCACCGCCGTGGCGATCCCCGGCGACCTGCGCGACAAGGCGTACGCCCAGGAGCTCGTCGACCAGGCGGTCGCCGGACTCGGCGGCATCGACGCGCTCGTCAGCGTCGCCGGCAAGCAGCGCTGGCAGCCGGACCTGCTCGACATCACCGACGAGCAGTTCGAGGCCACGTTCGACGTCAACCTGTTCGGGCTCTTCCGGCTCGTCAAGGCGGCGCTCCCGCACCTGCAGCCGGGCGCGACCATCACGACGACCGCGTCGATGGAGGCCTACCAGCCGGCGGCGGATCGCCTCGACTACGCGGCGTCGAAGGGTGCGATCAACAACTTCTCGAAGGGGCTGTCGCAGCTGCTCGTCGAGCGCGGCATCCGCGTGAACATCGTCGCCCCGGGCCCGACGTGGACCGTGCTCCAGCCGAGCGGCGGGGTCGACCCGTCGACACTGCCGGAGTTCGGCTCGAGCGAGTCCCCGATGGGCCGCGCCGGCCAGCCGGCCGAGCTCGCACCGGCGTACGTGTTCCTCGCCTCGCAGGAGTCGAGCTTCGTGGCCGGCGAGACGCTCAACGTCAACGGGGGCATGGTCACCCCCTGA
- a CDS encoding acyltransferase: MTATTHPGLGSRLREDVAYAREHLLLTALLGSPLLPRVARRGLLTAVGAHVESGPGAGFSLTGDPRNLTIGRGVFCNRGVTVEAVAPVTIGVGTAIGMQVLIMTSHHAIDDRGRWDDTASARPVVIEEHVWLGGRVTVVPGAHIEHDVVVAAGAVVVGRLTAHGVYAGVPARRIRDLPGPDATR, encoded by the coding sequence ATGACCGCCACCACCCATCCCGGCCTCGGGTCCCGGCTGCGCGAGGACGTCGCGTACGCCCGCGAGCACCTGCTGCTGACCGCGCTCCTCGGCTCGCCGCTGCTGCCGCGCGTCGCCCGGCGCGGCCTGCTCACGGCGGTCGGCGCGCACGTCGAGTCGGGGCCGGGGGCCGGCTTCTCGCTCACCGGCGACCCGCGCAACCTGACGATCGGCCGCGGGGTGTTCTGCAACCGCGGCGTGACGGTCGAGGCGGTCGCACCGGTCACGATCGGCGTGGGCACCGCCATCGGCATGCAGGTGCTCATCATGACGAGCCACCACGCGATCGACGACCGCGGCCGGTGGGACGACACCGCGTCGGCACGGCCGGTGGTGATCGAGGAGCACGTCTGGCTCGGCGGCCGCGTGACGGTCGTGCCCGGCGCGCACATCGAGCACGACGTCGTCGTGGCCGCCGGCGCGGTGGTCGTCGGGCGCCTCACGGCGCACGGCGTCTACGCCGGGGTGCCCGCCCGACGGATCCGCGACCTGCCGGGTCCGGACGCGACCCGCTGA
- a CDS encoding transporter: protein MPTARPTSRIPLNTLAAPFGLAGFAESWTYAAPVLGVPDVVPQVFWGIAAVAWVWLLGAHVLRGARVAERLVDQLRHPAQGPIAALVPATAMLLGVDLARVWPTGGRVLVLVAVAVAAGFAAWLLSTWFEGRLTLEAVHGGYLLPTVAAALVAAVATHEVGVTGLSWACFGVGVFFWGVMTGLLLIRLSFRAALPDPLVPTMAILVAPPAVATVSLFALTDDALTLPVQAIAGLGVLMFLVQLALLPRYVRLPFSLGAWSFVFPAAAVVTAAVEWFRVLDLPLAAVPTTALLALLSALVAVVGVRSLHLAARHLLGQAESVLQAADDEDAAPAAGPAAGPTAR from the coding sequence ATGCCGACAGCACGCCCGACCTCCCGCATCCCGCTCAACACCCTCGCCGCCCCGTTCGGCCTGGCCGGCTTCGCGGAGTCCTGGACGTACGCGGCACCCGTGCTCGGGGTGCCCGACGTCGTGCCGCAGGTGTTCTGGGGAATCGCGGCGGTGGCGTGGGTCTGGTTGCTCGGCGCGCACGTCCTCCGGGGCGCCCGTGTGGCCGAGCGCCTGGTCGACCAGCTCCGGCATCCGGCGCAGGGGCCGATCGCGGCGCTCGTCCCGGCGACCGCGATGCTGCTCGGGGTCGACCTCGCTCGGGTCTGGCCGACCGGGGGCCGCGTCCTCGTCCTCGTGGCGGTGGCCGTCGCCGCCGGGTTCGCGGCCTGGTTGCTGAGCACCTGGTTCGAGGGGCGCCTGACCCTCGAGGCCGTGCACGGCGGCTACCTGCTGCCCACCGTCGCCGCCGCGCTCGTCGCCGCCGTCGCCACGCACGAGGTCGGTGTGACCGGGCTGTCCTGGGCGTGCTTCGGCGTCGGTGTCTTCTTCTGGGGCGTCATGACCGGGCTGCTGCTCATCCGGCTGTCGTTCCGCGCCGCGCTGCCCGACCCGCTCGTCCCGACGATGGCGATCCTGGTGGCACCGCCAGCCGTCGCGACGGTGTCCCTGTTCGCGCTCACCGACGACGCGCTCACCCTGCCGGTGCAGGCGATCGCCGGCCTCGGCGTGCTCATGTTCCTCGTCCAGCTCGCACTGCTGCCGCGGTACGTGCGCCTGCCGTTCTCGCTCGGCGCCTGGTCGTTCGTGTTCCCGGCCGCGGCGGTCGTGACCGCTGCCGTGGAGTGGTTCCGGGTGCTCGACCTGCCCCTGGCCGCGGTGCCGACGACCGCCCTGCTCGCGCTGCTCTCCGCGCTCGTCGCCGTGGTCGGGGTGCGGTCGCTGCACCTCGCCGCGCGCCACCTGCTCGGGCAGGCCGAGTCGGTGCTGCAGGCCGCCGACGACGAGGACGCAGCACCGGCAGCCGGACCGGCCGCAGGACCGACGGCTCGCTGA